The genomic interval gggagtcagaggtcatgggttcaaatcccaactcctccacttgtctgctgtgtgactttgggtaagtcacttcacttctctgggcctcagttccctcctctgtcaaatggggacgaagactgggagccccacttgggacaacctgatcgccttgtatctaccccagcgcttaaaacagtgcttggcacatagtaagcgcttaacaaacaccattcttcttctcctcttcttcatcttcttttccttcttccctcccgttCTTTCAGGCCTCAtccctccccactcatcaagCTCCTCCTCAGGCCATGCCCAGTCCCtgctcttaataatagtaataatactaatactactgataacagtgataatggtattttgttatgggttcaaatcccacctccgctgcttgtcacctatgtgactttgggcaagtcacttaacatctctgggcctcagtttcctcttctgttaaatggggatggagactgtgagccccacaggggacaacctgatcaccttgtatcctccccagtgcttagaacagtgcttggcacatagtaagcacttaacacaccatacttattatcattattattattattcccccccacTCATCAAGCTCCTCCTCAGGCTATGCCCAGTCCCtgctcttaataatagtaataatactaacactactgataatgataatggtatttggtcatgagttcaaatcccagctccaccgcttgtcagctatgtgactttgggcaagtcacttcacttttctgggcctcagttccctcctctgttaaatggggatggagactgggagccccacagggcgcttagaacagtgcttggcacatagtaagcacttaacacaccatacttatgatcattattatcattattattattattattattcctccccgcTCATCAAGCTCCTCCTCAGGCTACACCCAGTCCCTGCtcttgataatagtaatactactactactatcatcatcaatcgtatttattgagcacttattgtgtgcagagcactgtactaagcgcttgggaagtacaaattggcaacatatagagacagtccctacccaacagtgggctcacagtctaaaaggttcacgtgttcaaatgccagctctgccgcttgtcagctgtgtaactttgggcaagtcataactttgggcaagtcacttaacgtctctgggcctcagtttcctcttctgttaaatggggatggagactgtgagccccacaggggacaacctgatcaccttatatcctttccaccgcttagaacagtgcttggcacatagtaagcatttaacaaaaaccaaaattatgattattatttgttaagcacttactttttaacCCCcgttcttagccctggggtagatgatgcctgtctacttgttttattttgttgtccatctcccccttctagaccatgagcctgttgtcgggtagggaccgtctctagatgttgccgacttggacttcccaagtgcttagtccagtgctctgcccacagtaagcgctcaataaatacgattgaatgaatgaatgaataaatgaatagaaggtaatcaggttgtcccccgtggggcttccggtcttcacccccattttccagatgagggaactgaggcccagagaagtgaagtgacttgcccaaggtcacacagcagatcgggggctcagtggaaagaatccgggctttggagtcagaggtcatgggttcaaatcccacttgtcagctgtgtgactttgggcaggtcacttcacttctctgggcctcagttccctcatctggaaaatggagatgaagacttgactgtcttctagactgtgagcccgctgtatatgtttgtacatattttttactctatttatttattttatttgtacatatctattctattttattttgttagtatggttttgttctctgtctcccccttttagactgtgagcccactgtcgggtagggactgtctctatttgttaccaatttgtacttcccaagcgcttagtacagtgctctgcacacagtaagcgctcaataaatacgattgatgatgatgatgagtaagcgctcaataaatatgattgaatgaatgaatgaatgaagactgtgagtcccctgtgggacaacctgatcaccttgtatcctccccagcgcttagaacagtgcctggcacatagtaaacgcttaacaaatgccattattattatgattattatttctattcGCCCCTTTCCcgctcctcaggccccgcccccgctcgGTTTCCCGctcatcaggccccgcccccatccaGTCACCTCcttcctggccccgccccctgaggcCCCCGGACCaatcgaggccccgcccctcaagGTCGGGGACCAATCACGTTTCCCCACCGTCCTAGCCCCGCCCCCCGAGGCTCCGGACCAATAGCGACCCCGCCCCCCGAGTCCCCGGACCAATCGCGTCCCCGCGCgccaggctccgccccctccggACCCCGGACCAATCGCGGCCccgcctccaggccccgccccctgagtcCCCGGACCAATCGCGTTCCCCAGCgccaggctccgccccctcaAGGCCCCGGACCAATCACGTCCCAGCCTTCTGGCCCCGCCCCTGAGTCCCCGCCCCAAACATTTTCCCGCCCgtcttggccccgccccctcaggttCCGGACCAATCGCGTTTCCTCGCGGTCCTAGCTCCGCTCCCGCTCCCCAGGGTCCGCCCACTCAAGGCCCCGGACCAATGGCGATTCCCTGCGgtccctgccccgcccccccctGAGGCCCCGGATCAATCGCGTCCCGgcgccccaggccccgccccacgAGGCCCCGCCCCAATCTCTTTCCAGCCcgtcctggccccgccccctcagacaCCAGACCAATAGTGTCCCcgccccaggcccctccccctgAGACCCCGGACCAATCGCGTTTCCACGTGGTCCAAGGCCCCGCCCCCTAGTCCCCGCCCCCGAGGCCCCGGACCAATCGCGTTCCCGCGCGCCGGGCCCCACCCCCTCAAGGCCCCGGACCAATGGCGCTTCCCCGCGGtcctggccccgcccacccgcgTCCCCGGACCAATCGCGTCCCCGCGCGCCAGGCCCCGCCCTCTCATGTCTCCGGACCAATCGCGTCTCCGCGgtctcggccccgcccccccaagGCTCCGGACCAATCGCATTTCCCCGcggtccggccccgccccctccaggccCCGAACCAATGGCGTTTCCCCGCCGCCGTGGCCCCGCCCGCCCGCGGCATGGGGCCAATCGCGTCCCCGCGCGCCGGGCCCCGCCTCCTCCAGTCCCCGGACCAATCACGTTTCCCCgcgctcccggccccgcccacccgcggCCCCGGACCAATCGCGTCCCCTcgcgcgaggccccgccccctcaaagCCCCGAACCAATGGCGTTTCCCCGCCCACCCGCGGCCCCGGACCAATGGCGTCCCcgcgcgcccggccccgccccctccaggccCCGAACCAACGGCGTTTCCCCACCGTCGTGGCCCCGCCCACCctcgcgcccggccccgcccctctccagtccccggACCAATCAGGCTTCCCCgcgctcccggccccgcccacccgcggCCCCGACCAATGGCGTCCCggcgcgcccggccccgccccctcccgtccCGGGACCAATCACGTTTCCccgcggcccgggccccgccccccaggccccgccccctctcccccggacCAATGGCGTTTCCGcccgtccccgccccccggcgGCCGCGGGCCAATGGGGTCCCCGCgttcccgaggccccgccccccgtcgGGGCtggggccccgcccccctcgggCCCCGGCGGGCGCGGGAGCGCCCCCACTCCCAGCCGCCGACACCGGGCCCCGACACAACCGCAccggacacacagacacacacacgcacacacacgcacacacacaaagacacccacggacacacacaaacacaccgagAGAGGCCAAGCACGCGGGTTTTTTTTCCCGGATCCCCGGTCAATGTAGGCGCCGCCGATCCCGCGCACCGCACGTGAGTGtccgcatcctcttcctccctcctccctgcccccctcaacCGCCCCTCAACCCCTCAACTCATcctctacaccgtgagcccgctgtcgggttgcaaccgtctctagatgttgccaacttggacttcccaagcgcttagcacagtgctctgcacgcagtaagcgctcaataaataagatcgattggttgatcgtctctaggtgttgccaatttggacttcccaagcgcttagcacagtgctctgcacgcagtaagtacccaataaatacgattggttgatcgtctttatatgttgccaacttggacttcccaagcgcttagtccagtgctctgcacgcactaagcgcccaataaatacgatggattggttggtcgtctctatatgttgctaacttggacttcccaagcgcttagcacagtgctctacacgcactaagcgcccaataaatacgattgattgtttgatcgtctctatatgttgccaacttggacttcccaagcgcttagtccagtgctctgcacgcactaagcgcccaataaatacgatggattgtttgatcgtctctagatgttgccaacttggacttcccaagcgcttagtccagtgctctgcacgcactaagcgcccaataaatacgattgattggttgatcgtctctgtatgttgccaacttggacttcccaagcgcttagtccagtgctctgcacgcactaagcgcccaataaatacgattgattgtttgatcgtctctatatgttgccaacttggacttcccaagcgcttagcgcagtgctctgcacacagtaagcgctcaataaataagattgaatggttgatcgtctttatatgttgccaacttggacttcccaagcgcttagtccagtgctctgcacgcactaagcgcccaataaatacgattgattggttgatcgtctctagatgttgccaacttggacttcccaagcgcttagtccagtgctctgcacgcattaagcgcccaataaatacgattgattgattgatcgtctctagatgttgccaacttggacttcccaagcgcttagtccagtgctctgcacgcactaagcgcccaataaaaacgatggattggttgatcatctctagatattgccaacttggacttcccaagcgcttagtccagtgctctgtacaataagacctcaataaatacgattgattgatcgtctctagatgttgacaacttggacttcccaagcgcatagtacactgttccgcacacagtaagcgctcagtaaatacgactgaatgaatgaatgaatcctcctgcaTCCCgcaactctcctccttcctccctgcccccttcaaTCCTCCCTGAATCCCTCAATCCTCCCTGAACCCCTCAACTCTCCTCCCTGCACCCCtcaaccttcctccctcctccctgcacccctcAACCCCTCCTGAACCCCTCAACTCATCCTCCTGTACCCCacaactctcctccttccttcctgcccccctcaATCCTCCCTGAATCCCTCAATCCTCCCTGAACCCCTCAACTCTCCTCCCTGCACCcctcaacctccctccctcctctctgcaccCCTCAACCCCTCCTGAACCCCTCAACTCATCCTCCTGCACCCCtcaactctcctccttcctccctgcaccCTTCAATCCTCCCTGAACccctcagctctcctccctccacccctcaatcttcctccctcctttctgcacccTTCAACCCTCCTGAACCCCTCAACTCCTCCCCTCTGCACCCCtcaactctccttcctccctacACCCTTCAATCCTCCCTGAATCCCTCAATCCTCCCTGAACCCCTCAACTCTCCTCCCTGTACCCCTcaaccttcctccctgcccccctcaacCGCCCCTCAATCCctcaactcatcctctagaccgtgagcccgctgcggggtagggaccgtctctatatgttgccgatttctacttcccaagcgcttagtacagtgctctgtacacagtaagcgctcaataaatacgattgattgattgatcgtctctatatgttacccacttgtacttcccaagcgcttagtccagtcctctgcgcacagtaagccctcaataaatacgattgattgattgatcgtctctacatggtgccaacttggacttcccaagcgcttagtacagtgctctgcacacagtaagcgctcgataatgaattaatgaatgaatcttcctgcaCCTTTCAATCCTCCCTgaatccctcaataataataataataacgaaggcatttattaagcgcttactatgtgcaaagcactgttctaagcgctgatcctaAGTTCAATCCTCCCTGCACCCCTCAACCCTCCtgccgtgggcagggatggtctctgttgccgaattgtcctttccagagcgcttagtccagtgctctgcacatgataagtgctcaataaataggactgaatgaatgaaccctcctcctcctcctcctccctgcatcCCTGTATCCTCCTCCCTgtatccctccctcttcctccctccatcccacctctctcccacccctggcACCCCAAAACCCTGCCGCCATCCTAATTCCTGCCCCCGTCCaatacagtccctggctctcttcctcctgcagCCGGGGAAAGGGACTGGGGGCCCCGCAGGCCTGGCCAGGCCCCGACCTATGGACTGGACTCCCCCCCTGCACGTGGGAGATGGGGCGATCCATCactactatgtactgagcgtccATTGGGGAGCAGAGCATTGGCCCGAGCGCTGGGGAgccggtattgattgagcgcttactatgtgcagggcactggactaagcgcctgggagagtccaatacagtagaggtgcttacaatcaatcagtggtatttattgagcgcttatggtgtgtagagtccagtacaacagacgttccctgcccacgagtttatagtccatcaatcagtggtatttattgagtgcttatggtgtgtagagtccactacaacagacgttgcctgcccacgagtttatagcccgtcaatcagtgctacttactgagcgcttactgggtgcaacacactggcctaagcgcttaggagaggacagcacagttggtaggcgtgatccctgccctgaaagaggTTCCCAATCTAgtactagcgcttagtatagtgtctgacgcATAgccaataccatttttattactactacttgggagagtccagtaatgatcatcatcatcaattgtatttattgagcgcttactatgtgcagagcactgcactaagcgcttgggaagtacaaattggcaacatatacagtccctacccaacagtgggctcacaaaaatgatgatggtgatggtagttgttaagcgcttactatgtgcaaagcacagtagacCGTAGTAGACTGGATCCATCCCCAATTCCCCTCCTTCAATCCATTAAtcccgtttattgagcgctttccgtgtgcagaccactgtactaagcgctcggtcgtgtccagtccaacagagttgggggacacgttccctgcccacgaggatttgatggtctagaggggggagactgacaggaagcgcttagtacagtggtctgcacacagtaagcgctcaataagagaagcagcgtggctcagtggaaagagcctgggctttggagtcaaaggtcatgggttcaaatccctgtcagctgtgggactttgggcaagtcacttcacttctctgggcctcagtgacctcatctggaaaatggggattcattcattcattcaatcgtatgtattgagcacttactgtgtgcagagcactgtactaagcgcttgggaagtccaagttggcaacatatagagacggtccctacccaacagtgggctcacaggctagaagaaggggatgaagaccgtgagccccccgtgggacaacctgatcacctggtaacctccccagcgcttagaacagtgcttggcacatagtaaccgcttaaataccattagtattattattattaataataagtacgattgaatgaatggatagaaatAAATCCTGGATTTGGACATAGAAGCTGTGGGGCCGAGcgaaagggcgatgcagaagggagagaagaggaaatgggtagggaccgtctctagatgttgccaacttggacttcccaagcgcttagtacagtgctctgcacacagtaagcactcagtaaatatgattgattgattgaattgaggacctaatcaggggaggcttcttggaggaggtgtgatttatttttttttctgaccttgaaggtgggagagaaatCATGGTCTGTATGTAtgcacgtatttatttatttatttatttattcattcactcatccatttatttattttgtacatatttactattctcttgattttattttgttaatatgccttgttttgttgtctttctcccccttctagactgtgagcccgctgtcgggtagggaccgtctctctatgttgccaacttggacttcccaagcgcttagtacatatttattactctatttattttacttgta from Tachyglossus aculeatus isolate mTacAcu1 chromosome 8, mTacAcu1.pri, whole genome shotgun sequence carries:
- the LOC119931426 gene encoding basic proline-rich protein-like, producing the protein MARLTRDTPLRTAASANHQGAAPTGHAPPERLRLAAPLLNRAPPSANQGPAHTGHAPPCRGLRQSEPGYYGPRPSTAAHAPPSRLRQATPLRTRVSLRQSAPRFKKRPRPSITAPPHLTLGHAQLQAPPISPHVDHAPPSSPAPFSTRQTTPLLQAPPLSPHTTPLLQAPPLSPHVRPRPSLKPQPFPSTSDHAPPPSPAPFLYTSGHAPPSSPRSFLHTPRPHPVTSFLAPPPEAPGPIEAPPLKRQAPPPQGPGPITSQPSGPAPESPPQTFSRPSWPRPLRPLPLRPRTNRVSTWSKAPPPSPRPRGPGPIAFPRAGPHPLKAPDQWRFPAVLAPPTRVPGPIASPRARPRPLMSPDQSRLRGLGPAPPRLRTNRISPRSGPAPSRPRTNGVSPPPWPRPPAAWGQSRPRAPGPASSSPRTNHVSPRSRPRPPAAPDQSRPLARGPAPSKPRTNGVSPPTRGPGPMASPRARPRPLQAPNQRRFPTVVAPPTLAPGPAPLQSPDQSGFPALPAPPTRGPDQWRPGAPGPAPSRPGTNHVSPRPGPRPPGPAPSPPDQWRFRPSPPPGGRGPMGSPRSRGPAPRRGWGPAPLGPRRARERPHSQPPTPGPDTTAPPIPRTARPGHRFSVSLSEVEVYEWDAPRPRFWGHRGQGRFHKGFWEGESSGLWEIPRHPPGSGPP